A genomic region of Leptolyngbya sp. FACHB-261 contains the following coding sequences:
- a CDS encoding response regulator transcription factor has product MTPIRVVLIEDHDLTRVGMRMALQQSGIEVAGEAAAGVEGLKLVEQHHPDVAIVDIGLPDIDGVEVTRRIKETHALHSNGSENGNGSGTSEHPETRVLILTLRDNEQVVLAAFAAGADSYCMKDVSSDNLLEAIQLTHSGSSWIDPAVAGVVLQQMRRNEPAQAGVVTATVEIGAADSEYTQIIEAYPLTERELEVLAQIVEGCSNAQIAEKLYITVGTVKTHVRNILNKLCADDRTQAAVRALRSGLVK; this is encoded by the coding sequence ATGACCCCCATCCGCGTAGTCCTTATTGAGGATCATGATTTGACCCGCGTTGGTATGCGCATGGCGCTACAGCAAAGCGGCATAGAGGTTGCGGGCGAAGCTGCTGCCGGCGTGGAAGGGCTGAAGCTAGTCGAGCAACACCATCCTGATGTCGCCATTGTTGACATTGGCTTACCTGATATCGATGGGGTGGAGGTCACTCGTCGGATCAAAGAGACGCATGCTCTGCACAGCAATGGCAGTGAGAATGGCAACGGCTCCGGTACTAGTGAGCATCCTGAAACTCGGGTCTTGATCCTGACCCTACGGGACAATGAACAGGTGGTCTTGGCAGCCTTTGCGGCTGGGGCTGACTCCTACTGCATGAAGGATGTCTCCTCAGATAACTTGCTAGAAGCAATTCAGCTGACCCATAGCGGTAGCTCTTGGATTGACCCGGCCGTCGCAGGTGTGGTCCTGCAACAGATGCGTCGCAACGAACCGGCTCAAGCAGGTGTCGTGACAGCGACCGTCGAGATCGGCGCAGCGGACTCTGAGTACACCCAGATTATCGAAGCTTATCCCCTCACTGAGCGTGAGTTAGAGGTGCTAGCGCAGATCGTCGAGGGGTGTAGCAATGCTCAAATCGCCGAGAAGCTCTACATCACTGTGGGCACAGTCAAGACCCACGTTCGCAATATTCTCAATAAGCTCTGTGCTGATGACCGTACTCAAGCTGCGGTTCGCGCTTTGCGCTCGGGCTTGGTGAAGTAG
- the groES gene encoding co-chaperone GroES yields MAAVSLSVSTVKPLGDRVFVKVSSKEEKTAGGIFLPDAAQEKPQVGEISAVGPGKRNEDGTRQELEVKVGDKVLYSKYAGTDIKLGGEEFVLLAEKDILAIVN; encoded by the coding sequence ATGGCAGCTGTGTCTCTGAGTGTGTCCACGGTAAAACCGTTGGGCGACCGTGTTTTCGTGAAAGTTAGCAGCAAAGAAGAAAAAACCGCTGGTGGCATCTTCCTGCCTGACGCTGCTCAGGAGAAGCCCCAAGTCGGTGAGATCTCGGCTGTTGGTCCTGGCAAGCGCAACGAAGATGGCACCCGCCAGGAACTAGAAGTCAAAGTTGGCGATAAGGTTCTCTATTCCAAGTATGCTGGCACCGACATCAAGCTCGGCGGCGAAGAGTTTGTGCTGCTGGCAGAGAAGGACATCCTAGCGATTGTGAACTAA
- a CDS encoding hemerythrin domain-containing protein: MNVLELLKRDHKQVDALFTRLENASGTQEIGELFEEIYNALSEHSLVEKEIFYPAVQDFQDTEGLIDEAYGEHASVEELLEEIYDLSPSASDFKARVSQLRQAVQHHVAEEENELFPKVRHHLDKEELEAMGNQIQQMKTEVQNELAAG; this comes from the coding sequence ATGAACGTTCTGGAGCTACTCAAGAGAGACCACAAGCAAGTTGATGCGCTGTTTACTCGACTCGAGAACGCTAGCGGGACTCAAGAAATAGGCGAGTTGTTTGAGGAAATCTACAACGCCTTGTCAGAGCACAGCTTAGTTGAAAAAGAAATTTTTTACCCAGCCGTCCAAGACTTTCAAGATACGGAAGGGCTGATTGACGAGGCTTACGGTGAGCATGCGTCTGTAGAGGAATTGCTAGAGGAAATCTACGACCTTAGCCCCAGTGCCTCAGACTTCAAGGCAAGAGTAAGCCAGCTCAGGCAAGCAGTGCAGCATCACGTTGCTGAGGAAGAAAATGAGCTTTTTCCCAAAGTGCGTCATCACCTCGACAAAGAAGAGCTAGAGGCTATGGGAAATCAGATTCAACAGATGAAGACTGAAGTGCAGAACGAACTAGCAGCGGGCTAA
- a CDS encoding TIGR02281 family clan AA aspartic protease, whose translation MLLSTLVVRYQVQHQVQRCLVLLSGISLLLSACSPPPPATQAPSAPVKASAKAVTKAAVPAPSPTSSAVAASKNSEDSFQEAINTAQGAAVIAQTAGTADDWRLVANRWQTASQLMATVPSNSVHHSAAQSRVRQYQANMNQALQRAVAVGSRPAVRATVPGQTPVVAAVPVPSPVQPLPVAARPPRRERVAAAASGPVRIPLLGRQAGIAIVKATFNRSQAFPIMVDSGASGTSITPEMAESLGIGQNDYVDTIAMTTADGKTARVPRFRLNALSIGGLEVRNLNVAVAPIPLLGQDFLQNFEFTLTRNALVLSPHSEAD comes from the coding sequence GTGCTGCTGTCTACTCTCGTGGTTCGCTATCAAGTTCAGCATCAAGTTCAGCGCTGCTTGGTTCTGCTCAGTGGTATCAGTTTGCTATTGTCTGCCTGTTCACCTCCTCCCCCTGCAACTCAAGCGCCATCAGCCCCAGTTAAAGCTTCAGCCAAAGCTGTTACCAAAGCCGCTGTGCCAGCACCCTCGCCAACCTCTAGTGCTGTTGCTGCGTCTAAAAACTCCGAAGACTCCTTTCAAGAGGCGATTAACACGGCTCAGGGAGCAGCAGTGATCGCTCAGACGGCAGGTACAGCAGATGATTGGCGGCTAGTCGCTAACCGATGGCAAACGGCAAGCCAGCTTATGGCTACTGTTCCGTCTAATAGTGTCCATCACAGTGCTGCACAGAGCCGGGTTCGCCAGTATCAGGCCAACATGAACCAGGCGTTGCAGCGAGCCGTTGCCGTTGGTAGCAGGCCAGCGGTTCGAGCTACTGTGCCTGGCCAGACGCCAGTGGTAGCCGCAGTTCCAGTGCCCAGTCCTGTTCAGCCCTTGCCGGTCGCGGCGAGGCCGCCGCGACGTGAGCGGGTTGCGGCAGCAGCTAGCGGGCCTGTACGCATTCCTTTACTAGGACGGCAAGCAGGCATCGCCATAGTTAAAGCAACCTTTAACCGCTCCCAAGCCTTTCCAATCATGGTAGACAGTGGTGCCAGCGGCACTTCGATTACGCCTGAAATGGCTGAGAGTTTGGGAATTGGACAGAACGACTACGTAGATACCATTGCCATGACCACAGCAGATGGTAAAACGGCCCGTGTGCCTCGCTTCCGCCTGAATGCCCTGAGCATTGGGGGACTAGAAGTGCGCAATCTAAACGTTGCCGTTGCCCCAATCCCTCTGTTAGGTCAGGACTTTCTACAAAACTTTGAATTCACTCTGACTCGCAATGCCTTAGTATTGAGCCCTCACAGTGAAGCAGATTAA
- the trpD gene encoding anthranilate phosphoribosyltransferase has product MSSTLLSTEVLGPELLQQLLDRQSLSAQQAEALMDCWLTDTLPPSLAGALLIALQAKGVTAEELAGMARVLQKASAGTPLGLPLLIDTCGTGGDGSGTFNISTAVAFVVAAQGIPVAKHGNRSASSKVGSADVLEALGVNLTAEPKRIREAVQAVGITFLFAPGWHPAMKAVVPIRKALKVRTVFNLLGPLVNPLYPTAQVVGVYSRALVDTVAEALQQLGLQRAVVLHGRERLDEAGLGDATDLTLVEAGQVQPSVLQPGEFGLAPAPLSALKGGDVQENVAILQAVLQGQGTQAQRDAVALNAAIALRVGGAVDNWAAGVVLSQDILQSGAAWEKLQRLATFLKA; this is encoded by the coding sequence ATGTCGTCTACCCTCTTATCGACTGAGGTTTTGGGTCCAGAGCTACTCCAACAATTGCTGGATCGGCAGTCGCTTTCAGCCCAGCAAGCGGAAGCGTTGATGGACTGCTGGCTGACTGACACCCTTCCTCCCTCACTCGCAGGTGCCCTCCTGATTGCCCTTCAAGCCAAAGGGGTCACAGCGGAGGAGTTGGCTGGCATGGCGCGAGTGTTACAGAAAGCCTCCGCAGGCACTCCTCTCGGCCTACCCCTGCTGATCGATACCTGCGGAACCGGCGGGGACGGCTCTGGCACCTTCAACATTTCGACTGCAGTGGCCTTTGTGGTTGCTGCCCAGGGAATCCCAGTTGCTAAACATGGCAATCGTTCTGCCTCCAGTAAGGTCGGCTCTGCAGATGTATTGGAGGCTTTGGGCGTTAACCTGACTGCCGAGCCCAAGCGCATTCGCGAAGCTGTACAGGCTGTAGGGATTACTTTTCTTTTCGCTCCCGGTTGGCACCCAGCTATGAAAGCCGTTGTGCCTATCCGTAAAGCCCTTAAAGTCCGTACTGTTTTCAATCTGCTGGGGCCGTTGGTCAACCCACTGTATCCGACTGCCCAAGTAGTCGGCGTTTACAGTAGAGCCTTGGTAGACACAGTGGCTGAAGCCCTACAGCAATTGGGGTTGCAGCGGGCAGTCGTGTTGCATGGCCGTGAGCGATTGGATGAGGCAGGGTTGGGCGATGCTACTGATTTAACGTTGGTTGAGGCTGGCCAAGTTCAGCCTTCAGTGCTTCAGCCTGGCGAGTTTGGCCTAGCGCCCGCTCCCCTCAGTGCTCTCAAAGGCGGGGATGTTCAGGAGAATGTCGCTATCCTACAGGCTGTGCTTCAGGGACAAGGAACTCAAGCCCAACGAGACGCCGTCGCGCTTAATGCTGCGATTGCCTTGCGAGTGGGAGGAGCTGTTGACAATTGGGCTGCAGGTGTGGTGTTATCTCAGGATATTTTACAGAGCGGAGCAGCTTGGGAAAAATTGCAACGATTAGCAACTTTTTTGAAAGCCTGA
- a CDS encoding Rrf2 family transcriptional regulator: MELSCKSEYALLALFELASKYKEGEPLQIRQIAAKQDIPDRYLEQLLATLRRGGIVRSQRGARGGYLLAREPWAIDLLEIVQCIEGIDNQQAEPCGPSGQSTSLEGTIVREVWHEAQLAADAVLKGYTLHDLCEQRNARHRSDLMYYI, encoded by the coding sequence GTGGAACTTTCGTGTAAGAGTGAATACGCCCTACTGGCCCTGTTTGAACTTGCTAGTAAATACAAAGAGGGTGAACCGCTCCAAATTCGTCAGATCGCCGCAAAACAAGATATCCCTGATCGCTATTTAGAGCAGCTGTTGGCAACCTTACGCCGCGGCGGGATAGTTCGCAGCCAGCGCGGCGCTCGGGGCGGTTATCTCTTAGCTCGTGAGCCTTGGGCTATTGATTTGTTGGAAATTGTTCAATGCATTGAAGGGATCGATAATCAGCAAGCTGAGCCCTGTGGACCTTCTGGCCAATCTACCAGTTTGGAAGGCACCATCGTACGTGAAGTTTGGCATGAGGCCCAGTTAGCTGCAGATGCCGTGCTCAAAGGGTACACATTGCACGACCTCTGTGAGCAGCGCAACGCCCGCCATCGCTCAGACTTGATGTATTACATCTAG
- a CDS encoding iron uptake porin: protein MGSKVFLKMATVCPVILGAVLLATSGANASEALSQASDRTSGSAESLQQVAQYSTEGRGNQSESGVADVAQLSSSNDSQEQVTSVSQLSDVRPTDWAFQALQSLVERYGVIAGYPDGTYRGNRALTRYEFAAGLNAALDRVNELIAAGLADKVSREDLATLQRLQEEFSAELATIRGRVDGLEARTAELEANQFSTTTKLTGEAIFAFSGFTGGSDNLVDGNGNDVEGDQTEDSNIIFTDRVRLNFDASFSGQDRLRIRLETGNTTNFSDDNLTGTNQARLAFDTDFDNEFRVSDLFYQFNAFGTYVDRRGREQPRARIAIGANDFEADNVLFVFDTLGGSGSGPISRFGRRNPLYRIGGAPDAGIGFDFNITPIINIGAYYGTAEPEEADPFEGGDGGGIFGGTSAVTAQLTVRPFSSLTIGLTYVNAFLENGSLGTGTGSILAEDIGNGEPTNLSGYGLGVTWDISPSITFQGFATYLDANVNLDDDREGSAQSFGYLGFIGFRDVLTTGSVLAFGFGQPLKLSGEVGTGRSSERDTTYHAEAFYRVRLTDNIAITPGVIYLFNPEHNSNNDDILIGTIRTTFTF from the coding sequence GTGGGCAGCAAAGTCTTTTTGAAAATGGCTACGGTTTGTCCTGTCATTTTAGGCGCCGTACTGTTGGCTACTTCTGGAGCCAACGCGAGTGAAGCCCTATCTCAGGCTTCAGATAGAACGAGTGGCTCAGCAGAGTCTCTTCAGCAAGTGGCTCAGTACAGCACTGAGGGGCGTGGCAATCAGAGTGAGTCCGGCGTTGCAGATGTAGCTCAATTGAGCAGCTCCAACGACTCTCAGGAGCAGGTAACATCTGTTTCTCAACTGTCAGATGTACGCCCCACTGACTGGGCATTCCAGGCGTTGCAATCTCTAGTTGAGCGGTACGGCGTGATCGCGGGTTATCCCGACGGTACCTATCGAGGCAATCGAGCGCTAACTCGTTATGAATTTGCAGCTGGCTTGAACGCTGCTCTAGACCGGGTCAATGAACTAATTGCAGCTGGACTTGCAGATAAAGTATCGCGTGAGGACCTAGCAACCTTACAGAGGCTGCAAGAGGAGTTCTCTGCTGAATTGGCAACCATCCGAGGTCGGGTGGACGGTTTGGAGGCGCGTACCGCTGAGTTAGAAGCTAATCAGTTCTCGACTACAACCAAGCTGACAGGGGAGGCGATCTTTGCCTTCAGCGGCTTCACGGGCGGCTCTGACAACTTGGTAGATGGTAATGGCAATGACGTCGAAGGTGATCAAACCGAAGACTCCAACATCATCTTTACTGACCGAGTCCGCTTGAACTTTGATGCCAGCTTCTCAGGTCAAGACCGTTTGAGAATTCGCCTAGAAACGGGCAACACGACTAACTTTTCTGATGACAACCTAACCGGAACTAATCAGGCCCGACTCGCTTTTGATACCGACTTTGACAATGAGTTTCGGGTGTCGGATCTCTTCTACCAATTCAACGCCTTCGGCACTTATGTCGATCGCAGAGGTCGCGAGCAGCCACGCGCACGTATTGCTATTGGAGCCAACGATTTTGAGGCGGACAACGTGTTGTTTGTCTTTGATACCCTCGGTGGCTCTGGCTCTGGCCCAATTTCGCGCTTTGGCCGACGCAATCCGCTCTACCGCATTGGTGGCGCACCCGATGCAGGCATAGGCTTTGATTTCAACATCACTCCCATCATCAACATTGGCGCTTATTACGGAACTGCAGAACCTGAAGAAGCGGATCCTTTTGAAGGGGGTGACGGCGGTGGCATCTTTGGAGGCACCAGTGCAGTCACGGCTCAGCTTACTGTAAGGCCATTCAGCTCCTTAACCATTGGTTTAACTTACGTCAACGCATTCTTAGAAAATGGTAGCCTTGGCACCGGCACCGGTAGTATTTTGGCTGAGGATATTGGCAATGGTGAACCCACTAATCTGAGTGGTTATGGTCTGGGTGTCACCTGGGATATATCGCCATCAATCACGTTCCAAGGCTTTGCTACCTACCTCGATGCCAATGTCAATCTGGACGATGACCGAGAGGGATCCGCTCAATCTTTCGGTTACTTAGGTTTTATTGGCTTTAGAGATGTGTTGACAACTGGCAGTGTTTTGGCTTTTGGCTTTGGTCAGCCGCTTAAACTCAGTGGCGAGGTTGGTACTGGCAGAAGCTCTGAGCGGGACACAACCTATCACGCAGAAGCCTTCTACCGCGTGCGCTTAACTGACAATATTGCGATTACACCGGGGGTTATCTACCTGTTCAACCCGGAGCACAATAGCAACAACGATGACATCCTTATCGGTACCATTCGTACCACCTTCACCTTCTAA
- a CDS encoding iron uptake porin, producing MNKLLSKVVLMCPFVLGAVLLTATTTRAGEVTTQIADASHGADLGQVLQYSAEGQGEAQPTGAGVAQLNAQAGDQAEAQVTSVSQLSDVRPTDWAFQALQSLVERYGVIAGYPDGTFRGNRALTRYEFAAGLNAALDRVNELIAAGLADKVSREDLATLQRLQEEYSAELATLRGRVDGLEARTAELEANQFSTTTKLNAEAIFALSGFTGADETTRDGRGEERDTPIEDSNIIFTDRVRLNLDTSFSGQDRLRTRLQARNFTTFNADRTGTDVTRLGFDDNNENQIGLDTLIYRFPAFGTYVDARGRDQPRARISIGPNGTAADDVINTVNPYDSSGGGSISRFGQRNTLYRIGGTNAGVGFDFNITPRLNLSAFYGTRNSTIADPNENVEGNGGGFFGGTSAVTAQLTFRPFDSLDVAITYVNAYLDDGRLRVGTASRLAERIGQGQPTSVNAYGAEMAWRISPSITLTGWAGFVDANQKDTNGREGGSAQALTYAAYLGFADLIAEGDNLVLGFGQPLRLTNEVGTGLEGRGAEEDTSYLLEAFYRLRISDNVAITPGVLYLINPENNSDNGNILVGTIRTTFTF from the coding sequence ATGAACAAGTTACTCTCCAAGGTTGTGCTCATGTGCCCCTTTGTTCTAGGGGCAGTTTTATTGACAGCGACGACAACAAGAGCTGGTGAAGTTACGACGCAGATTGCTGATGCCAGTCACGGCGCAGACTTGGGCCAGGTGTTGCAGTACAGCGCCGAGGGTCAGGGTGAGGCACAACCAACCGGTGCTGGGGTTGCTCAACTAAATGCTCAAGCCGGTGATCAGGCAGAAGCCCAGGTCACCTCGGTTTCCCAGCTTTCGGATGTCAGGCCAACCGATTGGGCTTTCCAAGCTCTGCAATCTTTAGTCGAGCGCTATGGCGTGATTGCCGGTTATCCCGATGGCACTTTCCGGGGCAACCGAGCACTGACTCGCTATGAGTTTGCGGCCGGTTTGAATGCTGCCCTAGACCGGGTTAATGAGCTGATCGCTGCTGGTCTAGCCGATAAAGTCTCCCGCGAAGATTTGGCAACGCTGCAACGGCTGCAGGAAGAATACTCAGCTGAGCTAGCCACGCTACGAGGCAGAGTTGATGGCTTGGAAGCTCGCACAGCTGAATTGGAAGCCAATCAGTTCTCGACCACAACCAAGCTGAACGCAGAAGCAATCTTCGCGCTCAGCGGCTTCACCGGTGCGGATGAGACTACCCGCGATGGTCGTGGGGAAGAGAGAGATACACCGATTGAAGACTCCAACATTATCTTTACCGACCGGGTCCGCCTGAACCTCGACACAAGCTTCAGCGGTCAGGATCGCCTGCGCACCCGTCTTCAGGCTCGTAACTTCACCACGTTCAACGCCGACCGGACGGGCACCGATGTCACCCGCCTAGGCTTTGATGACAACAACGAGAACCAGATCGGCCTAGATACCCTGATCTATCGCTTCCCAGCTTTCGGAACCTACGTTGATGCCCGAGGACGCGATCAACCTCGCGCCAGAATCTCAATCGGTCCTAACGGTACTGCTGCCGACGATGTGATCAACACGGTTAACCCTTACGACAGCTCGGGTGGCGGCTCAATTTCCCGCTTTGGTCAGCGCAACACCCTCTATCGCATTGGTGGCACTAACGCTGGCGTAGGCTTTGACTTCAACATCACGCCTCGCCTTAACTTATCTGCTTTCTATGGCACCCGCAACTCTACGATTGCTGACCCCAACGAAAACGTAGAAGGCAACGGTGGCGGTTTCTTTGGCGGCACCTCGGCAGTCACGGCTCAGCTCACCTTCAGACCCTTTGACTCCCTGGATGTTGCAATAACTTACGTGAATGCATATCTAGATGATGGTCGTCTCCGAGTGGGGACGGCAAGTCGTCTCGCTGAGCGTATCGGTCAAGGTCAGCCAACCAGTGTTAACGCCTATGGGGCTGAGATGGCTTGGCGGATCTCGCCAAGTATCACCCTCACGGGCTGGGCTGGCTTTGTGGATGCCAACCAGAAAGACACCAATGGCAGAGAGGGTGGTAGTGCTCAAGCTCTCACCTATGCTGCCTATCTAGGCTTTGCTGACCTAATAGCTGAGGGCGACAACCTTGTTCTAGGCTTCGGGCAACCGCTGCGTTTGACCAATGAAGTAGGCACCGGTTTAGAAGGTAGAGGCGCTGAGGAAGATACTTCCTATTTGCTAGAAGCCTTCTACCGTCTCCGCATCAGCGACAACGTTGCAATCACGCCTGGAGTTCTCTACTTGATCAATCCCGAGAACAACAGCGACAACGGCAACATCTTAGTTGGCACAATTCGGACAACGTTTACTTTCTAA
- the groL gene encoding chaperonin GroEL (60 kDa chaperone family; promotes refolding of misfolded polypeptides especially under stressful conditions; forms two stacked rings of heptamers to form a barrel-shaped 14mer; ends can be capped by GroES; misfolded proteins enter the barrel where they are refolded when GroES binds) → MAKRIIYNEDARRALEKGMDILAEAVAVTLGPKGRNVVLEKKFGAPQIINDGVTIAKEIELEDHVENTGVSLIRQAASRTNDAAGDGTTTATVLAHAIVKEGLRNVAAGANPIALKRGIDKATAFLVDKIAAHARPVEDSKSIAQVGAISAGNDEAVGEMIASAMDKVGKEGVISLEEGKSMTTELEITEGMRFEKGYISPYFATDTERMEAVLDEPFILITDKKIALVQDLVPVLEQVARAGRPLVIIAEDIEKEALATLVVNRLRGVLNVAAVKAPGFGDRRKAMLEDIAVLTGGQLITEDAGLKLDTAKIDMLGKARRITITKDNTTIVAEGNEAQVKARCEQIRRQMDETESSYDKEKLQERLAKLAGGVAVVKVGAATETEMKDRKLRLEDAINATKAAVEEGIVPGGGTTLAHLAPELETWAAANLEAEALTGANIVARALTSPLKRIAQNAGQNGAVVAERVKEKDFNIGYNAVSNQFEDMFAAGIVDPAKVTRSALQNAASIAGMILTTECIVVDKPEPKEGAPAGAGGMGGGDFDY, encoded by the coding sequence ATGGCTAAGCGCATCATTTACAACGAAGACGCTCGTCGTGCCCTCGAAAAAGGCATGGACATTCTGGCAGAGGCCGTCGCCGTAACCCTCGGTCCCAAAGGCCGCAACGTGGTTCTAGAGAAGAAATTTGGTGCTCCCCAAATCATCAATGATGGGGTCACGATCGCTAAAGAAATTGAACTCGAAGACCACGTTGAGAACACTGGCGTCTCGCTGATTCGCCAAGCCGCGTCTAGGACCAACGACGCTGCAGGTGATGGCACCACCACTGCTACGGTTCTGGCCCACGCCATTGTCAAAGAAGGTCTGCGCAACGTTGCTGCTGGTGCAAACCCCATCGCCCTCAAGCGCGGTATTGATAAGGCGACTGCTTTCCTGGTTGATAAGATCGCAGCCCATGCCCGTCCGGTTGAAGATTCCAAGTCCATTGCTCAAGTTGGTGCCATCTCTGCTGGCAACGACGAAGCAGTTGGCGAAATGATCGCTAGCGCGATGGATAAGGTCGGCAAAGAGGGTGTGATCTCCCTCGAAGAAGGTAAGTCGATGACGACTGAGCTGGAAATCACTGAGGGGATGCGCTTTGAAAAAGGCTACATCTCTCCCTACTTCGCCACCGACACCGAGCGCATGGAAGCCGTCCTGGATGAGCCCTTCATCCTAATCACCGACAAGAAGATCGCCCTAGTGCAAGATCTAGTGCCCGTGCTGGAGCAGGTTGCTCGCGCTGGTCGTCCTCTGGTGATCATTGCTGAAGATATTGAGAAAGAAGCTCTCGCCACCCTGGTCGTCAACCGTCTGCGCGGCGTGCTGAACGTGGCTGCTGTCAAGGCTCCTGGCTTTGGCGATCGCCGCAAAGCGATGCTGGAAGACATTGCTGTGCTCACTGGCGGTCAACTGATCACCGAAGACGCAGGTCTGAAGCTCGACACTGCCAAGATCGATATGCTGGGCAAAGCCCGTCGCATCACGATCACCAAGGACAACACTACGATCGTTGCTGAAGGCAACGAAGCCCAAGTCAAGGCTCGCTGCGAGCAGATCCGCCGTCAGATGGACGAGACTGAGTCCAGCTACGACAAAGAGAAGCTGCAAGAGCGTCTAGCTAAGCTGGCTGGTGGTGTAGCTGTCGTCAAGGTCGGTGCAGCAACCGAAACCGAGATGAAGGACCGCAAGCTGCGCTTGGAAGATGCGATCAACGCTACCAAGGCTGCAGTGGAAGAAGGTATCGTCCCCGGCGGTGGTACTACCCTGGCTCACCTGGCTCCCGAACTGGAAACCTGGGCTGCTGCCAACCTGGAAGCTGAGGCCCTAACCGGTGCCAACATTGTGGCTCGGGCTCTGACCTCTCCCCTGAAGCGGATTGCTCAGAATGCCGGTCAAAACGGCGCCGTAGTTGCCGAGCGTGTGAAGGAAAAAGACTTCAACATCGGTTACAACGCGGTGAGCAACCAGTTCGAAGACATGTTTGCTGCAGGCATTGTTGATCCTGCTAAGGTAACCCGTTCGGCGCTGCAAAATGCTGCTTCGATCGCTGGCATGATCCTGACCACCGAGTGCATCGTGGTTGACAAGCCCGAGCCCAAAGAAGGTGCTCCCGCCGGTGCGGGTGGCATGGGCGGCGGCGACTTCGACTACTAA
- a CDS encoding hemerythrin domain-containing protein — MDVLDNLHADHQQAATLFEQLKQTDDPQIAQAYFHQLYEGLTAHSAAEEGLFYPSVRNSDTESLVAAFYQEHLAIRQFLQELKALGSTAPKFVAPEFKAKLSQLQQTVENHVQREENELFPKVRQYISQQQLEQMAAQVESAEAQVQDMITDPHSL; from the coding sequence ATGGATGTACTAGACAATTTACACGCTGACCATCAACAAGCCGCAACTCTATTTGAGCAGCTCAAGCAAACAGATGATCCTCAAATAGCACAGGCTTACTTTCATCAGCTCTATGAGGGACTAACAGCTCACAGTGCTGCGGAAGAAGGTCTCTTCTATCCTTCCGTTCGCAATTCAGATACTGAAAGTTTGGTCGCTGCTTTTTATCAGGAACATCTGGCAATTCGGCAGTTTTTGCAGGAATTGAAGGCCCTTGGCTCTACCGCACCTAAATTTGTTGCACCTGAATTCAAAGCCAAACTCAGTCAGCTCCAGCAGACGGTAGAGAACCACGTGCAACGAGAGGAAAACGAACTGTTCCCTAAGGTGCGCCAATACATCAGTCAGCAGCAACTGGAGCAGATGGCGGCTCAGGTCGAGTCCGCTGAAGCCCAAGTTCAGGACATGATTACAGATCCCCACTCCCTCTAG